CGGGATGACATTGGACCGCGAACAGCTGCGACTTCTCATCGAAAGAAAGGCAACATGCATCATATCCGAGGAAGCATGGATACGGGTAGGCAAAAGCCGCAATCGGATAGAAGATCAGGTCACCCAAGGAAAGATCATCTACGGGGTAAATACCGGATTTGGCAAACTAAGCGACGTTTCCATTCATGCGGATGATGTTGGTCAATTGCAATTGAATTTATTGCGTGCCGATGCTGTCGGAGTAGGAGAACCATTACCCACTGAAGTCGTCCGAGCGATGCTGGTTCTACGTGCGAACGCGCTAGCCAAGGGATATTCCGGCATCCGTACGGAGACGTTGCAGCTGTTGATCGACTGCATTAACCACGGGATCCATCCTATCGTTCCATCCAAAGGATCGCTGGGAGCAAGCGGCGATTTGGCTCCCTTGGCACATCTGGCACTCATCCTGGTTGGAGAAGGTTACGCAGAATATCAGGGGGAGAAAATGCGGGGGGTCGAAGCTCTGGCACGAGCGGGTCTGCAAGCCGTCCAGTTGGGGGCAAAAGAAGGTCTTGCCTTAATCAATGGGACACAGTGTATGACGGGAGTAGGAGTCGTCGCGATAACAGAAGCCGAAAATCTCGGTCGCGCTGCGGATATGGCAGCGTGCCTAACCATGGAAGCACTGCGCGGTATCATCGACGCATTTGATGCAGAGCTACTGGCGACGCGTCCTCATCCAGAGCTGGAGCAGGTGGCGGGACGCATTCGTACATGGTTAGCCGGCAGCCATAGAATTACGCAGCAGGGTGAGCTGCGCGTACAGGACGCGTATTCCATTCGCTGCATTCCGCAGGTGCACGGTGCATCCTGGCAGGCGTGGGGATACGCGGAAAACAAGATTCGCATCGAGATGAATGCTACCACAGACAATCCGATCGTCCTAGAAGACGGACGGGTCTTATCGGGAGGTCAATTTCACGGTCAGCCTATCGCACTTGCCATGGACCTGCTCAAAGTTGCTTCGGCGGAGTGGGCGAATATTTCCGAGCGGCGCATTGAGCGACTGGTTAATCCCCAGTTGAGCGGACTATCCCCCTTTTTGGCACCCAATCCTGGCCTCGAATGCGGCTTGATGGTCGCTCAATATGCGGCTGCCGCGCTCGTTTCGGAAAACAAAGTACTGGCGCATCCGGCTAGCGTAGACTCCATTCCTTCCTCTGCGAATCAGGAAGACCATGTCAGCATGGGGACGATCGCAGCACGTCAAGCGAGAGAAATCATCGGCAACGCTTCACGCGTGATCGCCATCGAAATGATCTGCGCCTCACAGGCTATTTATTTGGAACAGGCGGAAGCAGAGTTGGCCCCACGCACACGGAAGCACTTGGAGTGGGTGCGAGAAGTGATCCCACCGCTTACTACGGATACGGCAATCAATGAACAGATCGAGCTGCTGGCAAAGGCGATATTGGCGGAGCCGATCGTTTAAACCACCGCATAAGCTGACATCCTGCGCATGACAGGTGTCAGCTTTATTTGGCGTGCTCGAGCAGCCTTTCCTCTATCTCGTTCTCCATCAATTGATAGATCTGGATCGCTAGGCTGACGTCGAGAAACTGTTTCTGGTTCGTAAACGAAATCTCTAGTATTTCTTCGATTCGCTTTATCCGATAGATCAGGCTATTCAGGTGTATATTTAGCGAACCTGCTGTTTCTTTCATCTTAAGGCTATGATCGAGATAAGTCGTGAGGGTTTGTAAAAACTCTCTTTTTCTTGATTTTTCATAGCGTAAAAGGGGACCAAGTATTTCAAACACGTAATCCAACAAATCTTCTGTAGCGTTTTGCAGCAGCAAACGTTTGCCGCCTAGCTCTGCATAGCTCAAGTAGGCTTGCTCCATTTTGTAGTTCTTCAGGAAAGTGAGGCATCTCATCGCTTCCTCCGAAGATTTGTAGACATCCTTTAACCCACTCTTGACGCCCCCGATTCCGATCGATGCCTTTAGTCCCCACTTTTTCCCTTGGATGCTTGCCGTGAATTTTTGGCAGTGCTCTTTGAGGGAACGCTGGATGTCCTTCCAGACTAGGTTGCTTGCATAAGAAAGCAATACGACCAAATGATCCTGCTTAGCGACAATCATGCCGAGCGGGTAGGCGTGCAAAAAACAATCCGTAGCGAACTGGATGAGGTTCCTGCGAGCGGCAAGCAAACGGTTGTAAAAGTCAGGAGAATCCCGCAGGTCGTTCTCAAAATTGATCGTCAACACTTGATAGGAGCGATTTGGATCCATCTGCAAATGTCGGGCTTGCTCGATCAGTCGCGTGCTGATATGACCGGTAAAAAGCTGTTCGATAAACTGGCCTTTCAGATTTTGCTCGGTTTCAAAGACGGCTTGTTCTTTGACCAGCTCAAAGGAAATGACGGTGCATACGTGCTCCAATGCGGCCATGTCTACTTCGTCCAAAGGCTCATCCGTGAGCAATGCCAGATAGCCCAAAAAGTTCGGTTTGGCTCCAATCGGGAACATCATGAAGCCATTGGGAGTCTTTCTCGTGCCAAATAGCGGGTACGCCGCCACATGGGTCAGAGTGGACTGGATCACCTGCTGCATGTCATCCAGTTTACCTCCGTTTTGAATGGCTGAAAGTACAGGGGAGGAAGACAGGATTTCGCCCAGTTGATCCATGAGGACGATCGGCTTGTCCATGAGCTGGTGGACATAGCGCAGGATCGCATGCACGCCCTCTCCATGCAGCACTAACTCTGCCAAGCTTTGATGAATTTCCAGGGAGCGATTGAGTAGCTGATTTTGCTGCTTCATTTGCGTGTTCATCGTTTCTAGCAGTTGGACGGAGTTTTCTTTGTCCCGATATAAATTGGCTTTTTCCAAGGCGATGGCAGCTTGATGGGAGATGGCTTCCAGCAGCTGAATATCTTCTGGTTTGAAGGAAGCGTCGGAACGAAAGCAGTCCAGTGTGATGACTCCGATGCACTCGCCATTGGACATGATGGGAGCGCCAGCAGCTGAGTACGGAAAGATAGGGTCTGCTGCGCGCAATCTCTCCTGATTGGGAGTCGACATGGTGCGGGTAGCCTGGTACACACTTTCGCGGTCGGGAAAATGTGTGCATTTTTTTTGGAGAAAGGTAATGCCTGTCATGGACTCACCAGGCTTGAGGCGAACGACAGAGAGCACGTCATTGTTACGCAAAAAGATACTTTTGGCGGTCAGGTAGTCATCCTCAGGGTCATACAGAAATAAATACCCTTCGTCAGCCGCTTCGATGACAGAGAGCGTCTCTTTCATGATGGTATTGAATACAACGTCCAGATCGAGTGTGGAATTAATAGCGTTGGACACTTGAATCAACATCTGCAATTGTCCGTGACTCAGCTCACTTTTCATGGGGCCACCTTTACGGGAAAAGGATGTGAGAAGCAGGTTTAAATGGTAGTTACACCCATCTTCTATTATAAGAGAAAGGAGAGGATCCTCTCTTGTTTTTTGTGTAATCATACAAGTTTTGTAAAAGAAATTCATAGAAACATACGTAGAAAGAAAAGCCCTCTTTGATAAAATTTAATGTATTCAGAAAATTTTGTTATAACTGATTAGAGGGGGATTGAAATGTTACGGAAGAATCATGCACTCCTGTACCTGTTTTTGCTAGTAGCGGTACTGCTAGCAGCTTGCACGCCAGAAACAGCGGGTACGGCTCCGAGTAACCCACCGACTCAAAACCAACCGAGCGGTACAAACGAACCCCCCTCAGCCCCGCCCAAGCAAGATTTGGTCATTGGCTTTGAGGCAGATGCCGCAACCATGCTCGCGAACACCGATGTGAACTACGTGACAGATATCCAGATTCGCAATATCTACGACCCTCTCATTGATCGAGACAAAAATGGTGCGCTCATTCCTGTATTGGCGACCGAATGGAAGAACCTCGATCCGCTCACCTGGGAGTTCAAGCTGCGTCCAGGAGTCAAATTCACCAATGGAGAGCTTTTCAATGCAGAGGCCGTGAAATACAACATTGACTACATTTTGGATGAAAAGAACAACTCGTTCTATCGTTCGAGGTGGAAGGACATCAAAGAAGTGAAGATCATCGATGAAAATACAGTACAGATCATCACCGTTCAGCCGTTCCCGACTCTGTTGTTTCGGATCGCTGACGACCTGCTGATCATGGCACCCAAGCATACCCAAGAGGTGGGACTGGAAAAAGCCGCGACCAATCCAGTAGGGACGGGCGCTTACAAGTTTGAAAAGTGGACAAGAGATGAGTCACTGCAGCTGGTAGCCAATGAAGAGTACTGGCAAGGTGCTCCCGCCATCAAAAAGCTGACGTTTAAAATCATTCCAGAATTCAGCGCTCGTCTGTCTGCCTTCTTGAGTGGAGAAATTCACTTGTTTAAAAACGTTCCTGTAGATTCAGTGGAACGCGTGAAAAGTAGTGATAATGGCAAGATCGAGATGGTTGGTTCGTCGAGGATCAACTACGTGGCGTTGAATACGTTTTACGATGGGCCATTGAAAGACAAACGAGTGCGTCAGGCGATCAACTACGCCATTGATGTGGATGATCTACTGAAGTCGGTATTAAACGGGTACGGAACCAAAATGACAGGTCCGCTGTCCAAAGTGAATGTCGATTATACGGAGACAAAAGATTACGGCTACGATCCAGACAAGGCGATGGCTTTATTAAAAGAAGCGAACATTGATCCGAAAAGCCTGAAGCTGCAGCTGGATACACCAAACGGTCGATACCCCATGGATACGCATGTCGCCCAAGCGATTGCTTCCCAATTGCAAAAGATCGGGATCACGGTCACCGTTCAAGCAAATGAATGGGGCAATCACCTCGCCAAGATCCGCCAGCATGAAATGAAGGACATGTTTATTCTCGGATGGGGCCCTGCTTTCGATGCGCAAGGCACGATTGAGAATCTCTTTACAGAAAAAGCGCCTTACAGCGGTTTCTACGATAAAGACGTGGAAGCGATGATTCAGAAGGCATTACCCGTGTTTGATCCGACAGAACGTAAAAAAGGATTTGACGAGCTGCAGAATCGACTGGTGGAGGAAGCCGCTTGGGTCCCACTCTGGCAGCAGGGCGATCTCTACGCTGTAGATAAAAATCTGGAGTTTACCCCGCGTGCAGATGAAAAGTTCTCTGTATTTGAAATGAAGTGGGCGAAGTAGGAACGCGAAAAGACGACGTAGTCAGGAGGATTGTATGCTGGACTATCTCATCAAACGAACGGTGCAAGTGTTGGTCGTTCTCTTCTTGGCTCTGACGACTGTCTTTTTCATTATCCGACTGTCTGGAGATCCGACTGCTCTCTTTTTGCCACCAGATGCACCCCGTGAACAACTGGAGGAATTTCGCAAAGCACTTGGTTTTGATCGGCCGTTGTTCGTGCAGTATACCGAATTTATTGTGAATGCCGTTCAAGGTGATTTCGGAAACTCCTTGCGTACGAGGGAGGATGCGCTGCAGACGGTACTCAGTCGGATTCCAGCGACTTTCCAGTTGGCATTTACCGCATTGGGGCTTTCCTTGTTGATTGCCCTTCCCATCGGCATCAACTCGGCGTACAAGCGAAATACCCTCTTTGACCAGACGGGAGTGGCATTTACGGTACTGGGTCAAGCCTTACCCAGCTTTTGGCTCGGACTGATCTTGATCTATGTGTTTGCAGTCCAGTTCAAGTGGCTTCCGACAGGGGGAGGAGGTTCCTTCGTTCATCTCATCTTGCCTGCACTGACATTAGCGGCCTACAGTGTCGCGAGGTTTGCCCGGTTTACACGTTCGACGATGCTGGACGTTCTGCGAAAAGACTATATCCGCACAGCAAAGGCGTCAGGGATACCGATGTACAAAATTCTTTCGGTATATGCCTTGAAGAATACGCTGATCCCGATTATTACGCTTGTCGCGCTTGATTTGGGCGTACTACTCGGCGGAGCGGTCATTGTGGAGGTCGTCTTTGCCTGGCCAGGATTGGGGCGGCTCTTGATGCAGTCTTTGCTCAATCGTGATTTTCCTGTGGTCATGGCAGGCGTGTTTTTCATTGCCTTCATCTATTCCGTGATTAACTTTGTAGTGGATGTGCTCTACGCCTACGTCAATCCACAAATTCGATTCAAGTAGGGGGACACCACATGAATCCAACAACGGTAACGGAAACCGGGGTCAATCCGAGCCCTCTTCGAAAAGCTCAAAAAAGGTATGGGAAGTGGGGCTTCTACTTTCGGCAGCTGAAGAAAAGTCCTTCCGGGCTGGCAGGTTTCATCATCATCTTGGTCGTGCTGTTTCTCGGGGTATTCGGTTCGTGGGTAGCGCCTTATGACCCCAATCTCGCGGAGTTCAGTAAAAAGCTGCTTCCACCGATGACGGAGGGGCATTTGCTCGGAACCGATCAGTTGGGGCGGGACATCTTTTCCAGACTGATTCACGGTACGAGCGTATCGCTGATAATTGGATGTTGTGCTGTTGTAGTTGCCGGTTTGGTCGGGACGGCATTAGGAGTGATCGCGGGCTACTTTCGTGGGTGGGTCGATATCATCATCATGCGAATCGTAGATGTCGTGCTCAGCTTTCCGTTTATCCTGCTCGTTCTCGTCATCAATGCGGTGATCGGGACAGGACTGAAGAACATCATTATTTCGTTGGCTGTGGCAGGCTGGGTCGTCTATGCCCGGGTGGTGCGCAGTGAAGTGTTGGCATTGCGGGAGAAAGAATTTATCCTCTCCTGCGTCGCTACAGGCGTCCCGCGATGGGAGATCATTCTCAAGCATATCGTACCGAATTTGTTTACGCCCATTATCGTGCTGTCGTCCCTGCAGATTGCGACGTATATCATCGCAGAAGCTTCGATCAGCTTCCTGGGCTTTGGTGTTCAGCCTCCTCAACCAGCGTGGGGAAACATGCTCAGTGAAGGAAAAGACTATATTTTCAGTGCCTGGTGGTTGATTACGTTTCCCGGGGTCGCGATCGTGATTACCGCTTTAGGTGTCAATTTGTTTGGGGATTGGCTCCGCGATGTGCTCGATCCTGAGCTAAAAGGCAATTGAAGGGGGGACAACCATGCTAGAAAAGGCCCCGGTTCTGGAAGTGAAGCAGTTAAAGACGCATTTCAAGACCGCAAACGGGATTGTGAAGGCTGTAGATGGAGTGGACCTCACGATTTATGAAGGTGAGACGGTCGGCATTGTGGGCGAGTCCGGCTGCGGGAAGAGCGTCACCTCCCTTTCCGTTATGGGTTTGCTCCCGAAGCCAATGGCGTATATCGAGCAGGGGCGCATCCTCTTTTCAGGGCGAGACATTACGCAGTTGTCGGAGCGCGAGATGCGCAAGCTGCGAGGAAATGAAATCTCAATGATTTTCCAAGAGCCAATGACGTCACTCAATCCCGTTTTTACGATCGGTCAACAGCTGAGTGAACCGCTCAAACAACATACACGCCTGAGCAAAAAAGAGATTCGCCAAGCCGTTATCGCCATGCTGCAATCGGTAGGGATACCGAGAGCCGAGCAGATTATGAATGAATATCCACACCAGCTCTCAGGAGGGATGCGGCAGCGGGCCATGATCTCACTCGCGATGCTATGCCAGCCAAAGCTGCTGATTGCCGATGAACCGACTACGGCGCTAGACGTGACGATCCAGGCTCAAATCCTGCAATTGATGAAGGAAATCAAGGCACGAACGAACATGGCGATGATGCTGATCACGCATGATTTGGGAGTAGTCGCTGAGATGTGTGATCGTGTGACCGTCATGTACGCGGGTCAGGTCGTGGAAAGCGCAGATGTTCGCACGATTTTCAATCGTCCGACGCATCCGTACACCCAAGGCTTGCTCGCTTCGTTGCCTACGTCCAACGAGCGTAAGGGAGAGCTGCAATCTATTCCGGGTAGCGTTCCACGTCCAGACGAAGTCCCGGTTGGATGCGCTTTTGCTCCGCGTTGTTCTTATGCGACCGACCGATGCCGAGAAGAGCGTCCCCCTCTCATCGCAATCGAAAATCAGTTGTGCCGCTGCTGGTTTCCCATCAGCAAACCTCAGGAGGTGACACATGCTACCTGAACCTTTACTCGAAATCAAACAGCTGAAAAAGTACTATGACATCAATAAAGGGTGGTTTCAGCCTGCGCAGCAGGTACGTGCAGTCGATGATGTCACTTTCACTGTATATAAAGGCGAGACGTTCGGGCTGGTCGGGGAGAGTGGATGCGGCAAATCGACGACAGGCAGGGCCATTCTCAAGCTGCAGGAGCTGACATCGGGAGAAATCCGATATGCAGGGAGAGACATTTCCAGGCTTCCCTATGCGGAAATGAGAAAGCTGCGGCGGAAAATGCAAATGGTATTTCAAGATCCTTATGCTTCCTTGAATCCGAAAAAAACGATCCTGCAGATTTTGACAGAGCCGCTGCGTGTCCATGGGTTGTTTACTCCTGAAGAACGCGTGCAAAAGGCTATTGAAATCCTGGAGATCGTCGGGCTGTCTGAATACCATCTGCATTCGTATCCGCATGAATTTTCAGGCGGTCAGCGGCAGCGGATCGGGATCGCTCGCGCCGTCATCCTGCAACCCGAACTGATTGTCGCCGATGAGCCGGTTTCCGCCCTGGACGTTTCCATTCAGTCGCAGGTGATCAATCTTCTCCTGCAGTTACAACGCGATTTTGCGTTGACCTATATTTTTATCTCTCATGATCTGGGTGTAGTCCGACATATTACGGATCGCGTCGGAGTGATGTATCTAGGGAAGCTGGTGGAGCAGGCGAAGACGGAGGAGCTCTTTGCCAATCCCAAGCATCCATACACGAGAGCGCTCTTGTCCGCCGTACCGATCAGCCATCCAGATGAAGAAAAAGAGAGAGTGATCTTAATGGGAGACGTTCCCAGTCCGCTCAACCCTCCAGAGGGATGTCATTTCCATCCGCGCTGTCCCGACTGCATGCAAATATGCAAAACCGAGAGACCACCAGTCGTGGAAGCAGGGGATCATGTCGTCGCTTGCCACTTATATGCAACATAAAAACAGATGAAAAGAGGAGATCACATGTTACTCGCGATTCCAAAGCATGAACTCATTGGACGTCAAAAAAAGCTCATCGACAAGCTGCAAGCGAACCAGCTCGATTGCGCCATCATGTTCAGCGTCGTAGATATTTTCTACCTGACAGGCTTTCATTTTCATCCAACCGAAAGACCCATCGGATTTTTCATTGATCCACAGCAAAAATCACATCTGTTTGTTCCAGCCTTGGAGCATGAGCATGCCGAAGAGTTTGCTTGCGTAGACCATGTCCACTCGTATCCTGAGTACCCTGGCCTTCGTCATCCGATGGAGTATTTCAAGGATGCGTTGGTAGAAGCCAATTTCTCGGGGAAACGAGTCGGTTTTGATGCAGATGGATATGGTTCCTCCATGGGGTATCGCGGCCAAAAGGTCAGTCAATTCCTGGAGGCAAAAGATTTTTCCTCTATCTATGGTTGGGTCGAGGAAATGCGGGTGATCAAATCGGCGGCCGAAATTGAATTGATTAAGGAATCGTGCCGTTGGGGCAATCTCGCTCATCGTTTGCTGCAAAAATATTCCAAGCCAGGCTTGAGTGAAATTGAAATTACAACGAGGGCATCCTCTGAAGCCACGATGGCGATGATCGAAACTTTAGGAGCGGAGTATAAGCCTCATGGAAACACTGCTTATGCCCTGTTTCGTGGTCAGATTGGCCCGATGTCAGCTTTCCCTCATGCCGTCACACAAAATCTGGTGCTGAAAACGGGTGATACGCTGGTGACAGGAGCAGCAGGTGAAGTGTGGGGTTACCATAGCGAACTGGAGCGTACGATGTTCGTCCAAGAAGTGAGCGAGGAGCAGGAGAAATATTTCAATTACATGGTGCAAGCCCAAGACATCGCGTTCCAGCACATCAAGCCAGGCAAGCCGATGTCCTATGTGGAGGAAGCTGTTCAAGCCTTCTTCAAGGAAAACGAGATCCAGCACCTGACTTCGCACCATACGGGTCACGCGATTGGTTTGCTAGGTCATGAAGCACCATTCTTTGACCTGGGTGACCACACGATCATGCAGCCAGGAATGGTGATGACGGTAGAACCTGGCATTTACGTCCGCGGTCTCGGTGGATTCCGCCATTCGGATACCGTTGTCGTGACGGAAGACGGCATGGAGATGCTCACCTATTATCCGCGTGATTTGGCTTCTATGATTTGCGTATAGTCCAAGTAAATGTATGAGCACAAGAGGGACGTCGCCTCGTGATCATTGAGATCAGAGGAGATATCCCTCTTTTTTATGCATTCTTCTAAAACAGTTGGAATTGAGGGATATTCATAGGTGATCTTGGCGATCTTTTTAATAGAAAAGGAATCTTATTTTGCTAGAGATCAGCTTCCTACCCATCTGGAGGTGCATGATATGTCCCAATCTATTTTGGAACAACTGAATAGTTTGATCCAAACGAATCCCTTGGAAAAGAAAGTTTTGCTAACTGATCGTTTTGCCGTTGGCAACCAGTGGGTAGAACAGCTGGGGCGAATGAATCAGGGAAGTGTCCTCAATCTGCATGTCCAGACGCCACAGACCTTTATCCTCGAACAGAGCCGTCTCACCCTATTTGAGCAGGGTCTGACGTATACGACCTCGGAGGAAAGCTTTTGGATCATTCATTTTCTGATGCATGAGCTTGCTCGGGTGGAAGGTGCATACCTAACAGCTTCCATGCTCTCTTTTGGCATCGTCCGTTGCTTTCACACTGCCATCGGCGAAATGCGACAGGCAGGGTTAAGGGCTGATCAGCTGGAGCCTGCTGCAAGCTTTGAAAATAAACAAAAGGGAAGCTATGTACAGGCGCTTTTGACCCGTTATGAAAGGTATTTGCAGGAGCACGCATGGGTAGACGATGCAGACTTGCAGCGCTACGTCCACCCCATGCGATTGCCCTCTATGATCATAATCGAAGAGCAGGCTGATCTGACGCCAGCGCAGCTAGCTGCACTTGATATCCTCACACAAAGCAAGCTGTATTTTTTACGAGAGAAAGGCTCTCCACGGATGAGTGTCATAGGCTTGCCCACAGAGAAGGCTTCCTTTTTCCACGCCCTCGGTCCTGTAGCAGAGGTTCGTGAGATGTTCCGCAGGATGGCCGAACAGCGAGTGTCCTATGATGAGGTGGAAATCATCGCTTCAGACTATCGTACTTATGCACCGATCATTCATTCTTTTGCGATGAATGCCTCCATACCATGCACGTTTTCGCAAGGCTTGCCGATGATTTACTCCCGTGTGGGGCGAGCCACAGTTCTTTACCTAGACTGGCTGGAATCAGGATACCCTCTAGATCCCATGTTGCGAGCATGCAAACAAGGGCTATTCTCTATTGCTTCCAAGGGTAAAGATCGGCAGTCGGTGATCCGGATGCTGGAATGCTCCGGGATCGGGTGGGGGAGGGAGAGATATTCTCTTTTGCGCGCGCAACAAAACCAAGGCAATGATGAGCAGGAAAACCGAGTCAGAGAGATGTGCTTTACCTTTTTCGAACGCCTCTTCGCCGTATTGCCTGTAGATCGCGATGCGTGGACTATGCAGGATCTCGTTCGTGGATGGCTGGTGTTTTTGGAGACTGTTCCTGTACGAACGGTCCATGATAGCCAGGTGAAACAACGGCTAAAGCAATGGGAGAAAAGCCTGCGGAATGTAGAGTTGCCTGCGATGAAGGGGGCAGACGTGATCCGATTTGGCAGAGCAGTGGTGGAGGCCATCGTTGTGGGCACAGATGGAACACCTGGTGCCGGAAAGCTGCATGTCAGCTCCTTGCAAGACGGAGGTCAGACCGGGCGTAGCAATACCTACCTGATCGGGATGGATGAGAGTAGCTGGACAGGGGCAGCAAGCCAAGATCTAGTCCTGCTCGATGAAGAGCGCGCGAGAATCAGCCCACTCTTGCGTACAAGCGAGGAAAAAGCTGCACAGCATCTCGGCAAACGGAACAGAAGGCTGGGGATGATTCATGGAGCCTGTACCTACAGCTTTACTTCTTTTCGCATCTCTGACAATCAGTCCTGCAATCCCGCATACGAGCTGTTGCATGTTTTTCGCCAATCGCGAGAACTCCCGGATACGACGATTGAGGAGCTGTTGGAGCAGCTAGGTCGTCCAGTGGGGTACGTTCAATCGAGCAATCCGGTTGTGCTGGATGAGCAGGAGTCGTGGATGAAGCGGTTGATTTCGCATACGGGTCAGATATATCAAGGGAATCAGCAAGTATTGGCTGTCTATGGACATCTGGCAAACGGGGAAAAGGCGGCGAGTGCCAGAGCCGATCTGCTGGTGGGCGAATACGAGGGGGTTTTCTTACCTGACGGAATTCCCGATGCGACAAGCGTCAGCAAGCTAGAGATGTACGCGCGCTGCCCGACTCAATTCTTTTTTCACGAGGTTCTACGGGTGAGGCCAAAAGAAGTCGCTACATTTGATCGCACCAAGTGGTTGAGCCATACACAGAAAGGAACGCTGCTGCATGCCATTTTTCATCGGTATACGGCTCAAACGCAGGAACATGGCGGAGCTCACGATCTGGTCCGTCTCGAAATAATCATGGAGGAAGAGCTCGCACGACTCAGGCAGGAGGTTCCTTCTCCTAGTACCCCGATCATGCAGAAGGAGTGCGATGAAATCCGCCGAGATGTCGAGGTGTTCTGGGCGGGGGAGAAAAAGCGAAAGGCCGTTCCTCGGTATCTGGAATTGGCTGTGCATCAGCAAGAGGAGATGTTTCAGGTAGAAATGAGTGAAGAGTTCATCTTGCCCTTGCAAGCTTATGTCGATCGCGTGGATGAAGTGGAGCCGGGCAAGTACAGAATTGTCGATTACAAGACAGGGGCACCGCGCAAGTTCAAGGAGCAAGAGTACTTTTCCAGAGGCACGCAATTGCAGCATGCGATCTATGCGATTGCAGTGGAGCAGTGGTTGCGAAAAACAGGCGCTGATCCGTCCGCTGAGGTAGTAGAGTCTTCTTATTACTTTCCTACTGACAAAGGTCAAGGACAGGAGGTCGCACGTAAGCAGAATCGTCGAGAAGAGACCGCGGCTCTGGTCTCGCGGTTGACCGAGTCGATTCAGCGAGGGATATTTCCTCCCACACAGGAGGCGAGCATCTGTACATCTTGTCAGTATGAAGCGGCCTGCGGAAAACAGGCGAAAGCCATGAAAAAAAAGCGAGAGGCAGCTATGAACCAGGAGCGGTTATCTCCGTTT
This is a stretch of genomic DNA from Brevibacillus choshinensis. It encodes these proteins:
- a CDS encoding ABC transporter ATP-binding protein, producing MLEKAPVLEVKQLKTHFKTANGIVKAVDGVDLTIYEGETVGIVGESGCGKSVTSLSVMGLLPKPMAYIEQGRILFSGRDITQLSEREMRKLRGNEISMIFQEPMTSLNPVFTIGQQLSEPLKQHTRLSKKEIRQAVIAMLQSVGIPRAEQIMNEYPHQLSGGMRQRAMISLAMLCQPKLLIADEPTTALDVTIQAQILQLMKEIKARTNMAMMLITHDLGVVAEMCDRVTVMYAGQVVESADVRTIFNRPTHPYTQGLLASLPTSNERKGELQSIPGSVPRPDEVPVGCAFAPRCSYATDRCREERPPLIAIENQLCRCWFPISKPQEVTHAT
- a CDS encoding ABC transporter ATP-binding protein is translated as MLPEPLLEIKQLKKYYDINKGWFQPAQQVRAVDDVTFTVYKGETFGLVGESGCGKSTTGRAILKLQELTSGEIRYAGRDISRLPYAEMRKLRRKMQMVFQDPYASLNPKKTILQILTEPLRVHGLFTPEERVQKAIEILEIVGLSEYHLHSYPHEFSGGQRQRIGIARAVILQPELIVADEPVSALDVSIQSQVINLLLQLQRDFALTYIFISHDLGVVRHITDRVGVMYLGKLVEQAKTEELFANPKHPYTRALLSAVPISHPDEEKERVILMGDVPSPLNPPEGCHFHPRCPDCMQICKTERPPVVEAGDHVVACHLYAT
- a CDS encoding M24 family metallopeptidase, whose protein sequence is MLLAIPKHELIGRQKKLIDKLQANQLDCAIMFSVVDIFYLTGFHFHPTERPIGFFIDPQQKSHLFVPALEHEHAEEFACVDHVHSYPEYPGLRHPMEYFKDALVEANFSGKRVGFDADGYGSSMGYRGQKVSQFLEAKDFSSIYGWVEEMRVIKSAAEIELIKESCRWGNLAHRLLQKYSKPGLSEIEITTRASSEATMAMIETLGAEYKPHGNTAYALFRGQIGPMSAFPHAVTQNLVLKTGDTLVTGAAGEVWGYHSELERTMFVQEVSEEQEKYFNYMVQAQDIAFQHIKPGKPMSYVEEAVQAFFKENEIQHLTSHHTGHAIGLLGHEAPFFDLGDHTIMQPGMVMTVEPGIYVRGLGGFRHSDTVVVTEDGMEMLTYYPRDLASMICV
- a CDS encoding PD-(D/E)XK nuclease family protein; amino-acid sequence: MSQSILEQLNSLIQTNPLEKKVLLTDRFAVGNQWVEQLGRMNQGSVLNLHVQTPQTFILEQSRLTLFEQGLTYTTSEESFWIIHFLMHELARVEGAYLTASMLSFGIVRCFHTAIGEMRQAGLRADQLEPAASFENKQKGSYVQALLTRYERYLQEHAWVDDADLQRYVHPMRLPSMIIIEEQADLTPAQLAALDILTQSKLYFLREKGSPRMSVIGLPTEKASFFHALGPVAEVREMFRRMAEQRVSYDEVEIIASDYRTYAPIIHSFAMNASIPCTFSQGLPMIYSRVGRATVLYLDWLESGYPLDPMLRACKQGLFSIASKGKDRQSVIRMLECSGIGWGRERYSLLRAQQNQGNDEQENRVREMCFTFFERLFAVLPVDRDAWTMQDLVRGWLVFLETVPVRTVHDSQVKQRLKQWEKSLRNVELPAMKGADVIRFGRAVVEAIVVGTDGTPGAGKLHVSSLQDGGQTGRSNTYLIGMDESSWTGAASQDLVLLDEERARISPLLRTSEEKAAQHLGKRNRRLGMIHGACTYSFTSFRISDNQSCNPAYELLHVFRQSRELPDTTIEELLEQLGRPVGYVQSSNPVVLDEQESWMKRLISHTGQIYQGNQQVLAVYGHLANGEKAASARADLLVGEYEGVFLPDGIPDATSVSKLEMYARCPTQFFFHEVLRVRPKEVATFDRTKWLSHTQKGTLLHAIFHRYTAQTQEHGGAHDLVRLEIIMEEELARLRQEVPSPSTPIMQKECDEIRRDVEVFWAGEKKRKAVPRYLELAVHQQEEMFQVEMSEEFILPLQAYVDRVDEVEPGKYRIVDYKTGAPRKFKEQEYFSRGTQLQHAIYAIAVEQWLRKTGADPSAEVVESSYYFPTDKGQGQEVARKQNRREETAALVSRLTESIQRGIFPPTQEASICTSCQYEAACGKQAKAMKKKREAAMNQERLSPFLEVEDYA